The genome window GCCATCAAGAGAGACCATGTCCCAGAGGGCAGATTTGCTGCAGTATTTAGAGAAGGGGCATCCCTATAAAGTGCTCAGAGAGGAGGGGATTTGGGTGGGGAAGATGGACGAGGAGAGGCTGAGAAGGCAGCCCAGTGCAGCAGATGAACTCCACaagatcaaaaggaaaatgaaagaaattgcaTAGAGCAGTTGGGGAAGATAGATCACAGGAATATTGGTAGGGCTGGAGGTTAACTCGGGATTATAAGCAAGGCTGTAATGTGTTGAACAGGGCAGTTAGGAGATTAGCCTGGCTGTGGGTGTTGAGTAGATTAGGGATCATGCTGATGCCACATTTACAAATCTCTACTAGTTACCCATGCCTTAGTGTAAGATACCCACTCTACCTTCATGTGCCCAAACAGTGAGGCCCCAGGCCAATCTCTCCAACTCTGTTCCCTCCTACTCTTCTCTTAAACATCTCTCTTGGACCATGTCATGactttctctaaagaaaatgtcagatttgtttttttctttctttctttttccttttctctccagtCTCTAGTTTTGCAcctgcccttccctgcttctGGGAACTTATTTCATCAAATGACTTATGCCTGGCTCCATCTTGTCTTTGAGGTCTCTCTTCAAGTGTAACTTCCTTTAGGACTTCtatccttatatattttttttccctctagtccCTTGCTACCACATCatcagatgcattttttttcttgtcatgtaACACCCGTCTGAGTTCCTCATCGATTTAATTATTAGTGTTGGTCACCCCCGCCCCTAGAATGTGAGCATGACAACACTATATATGCTGTTTGTTTTTCCAAGATTCCCAGTTTTTAGAAGAATGCATGGCATGATTGGCTTCAGTagatattcattttcttatttttttaccttttttttttccttttttctttttgagagggagagagagcgcatgagcctgggaagagaggcagcagaagagggagaagcaggctcccagctgagcaggaatcctgatgtatggctcagtcccaggaccctggcatcatgacctgagccaaaggcagacagacacttaaccaactgagccacccaggtgccctgatatgtGTTCTTTAAATATGTGATGAATGACTGTTAAACTGTTAGATGACCATGATGATGAGCTTGCACTGATGTGATAAGTCTCCAGACACCAGTTGGAACAGTGAGCATGGAGGTCAAGTGAAAGTGTGGAACAGCCATGAAGGAGAGGAATCAAAAAGTCTTGGAAAGTAATTGTCTagagaagatgagagaaaggCAGGAGTGGAGGTAATTGTTGCAATCACTATCTGGTTTGCTGGGAAGATGGAAGGCTGTTTGCTAACATTCAAATTGCAAATGTCCCTGACTCTGAGAGGTTGCACTGTGAACACACAAGGGAGACGAGCACCAATGCCATCAGAGTATGGACCCTGAGCCGTTCACTCAGACCATGCCCACAGCTGAAAGGAAGTGGGATTGCTGGCTGTGGTCAAAGTTTCCtcgcttttctttcctttcatttactTACTCTCTTGAATAAATCTTTTGGGGATtgaatcacacttttttttttttttaagattttatttatttatttgacagagagaaatcacaagtaggcagagaggcaggcagagagagaggaggaagcaggctccctactgagcagagagcctgatgcggggctccatcccaggaccctgagaccatgacctgagccgaaggcagaggctttaacccactgagccacccaggcactcccccacgttttttttttcttttttaatatttctgtaccAAGTGTTCGCATCATCACAGCTTGGGTCTGAGAGCTCATTGATCATCAAGTCTGTCATGGTAAACTAGATTCTGGCACCTTAGCAATTCTTAtccatattttttgttgttgttgttttattttgtttttctccattttattcttttgatcatTCTGctacttttaatatatatttttcaaagacatttctccaaatgctGTAATTCAATTAGCTCTTTATGAATGACAGAGGTTGTGATAATAAAAATTCTGCATCTTAGAGGCCCCACAGTAAACTACCAAGCATAGTAATGGCAGAACAAtccacattttaaatgtttttttccaagATGAATTGATAAAAGTTTTCACTATCTCAAAGGATTTCTTTTCTAATAGCAGAAATGCAACATTAATTTATTGAGTTGAACTCTTTAAATTTTAGTGTACCTTTGTAAATATGCAGGGAGATTATCtcttaaactgttttttttccctttccttttctttctttctttctttcttttttttttttttggttgtgtgtgtgtgtgtgtgtgtgtgtgtgtgagagagagagagattggtgaGAAACAAATCAACCAGCTTCCTGGAGCTCAAAATGTGAGAGTAATaaactctgaaagaaaaaaaaaagataaataagtcagTCCCTCTCTCCTCAGAAGTGTGCCTTGTTTAGACCAATGAATGCTTGTTTGAGATGCACTATGCCAAAGTACCTTAAGTGACAGGGGCAGTAGTGTGTGGAATTCTATCAGTGAAGATCACCTCTGCCTCATTACATATGAGGAATAGTTAAGCACAACAAGGCAGTGGATCCAGCATATGCCAAAGACAGCTGCCTTAATCAATCGCTATTGCCACAGAGCCTAATATTCTCTCCATTGAAAACACAGTTCTTCCCAATACTCAACTGTGCATTTTCTGACACAAGAAGTGAATACATGGTATTGGCCAGACACAGTGCTATATAGtcagagtggaaaaaaaaggTACTCAAACAAGTACATGCATTTTAATAGAACTCAGCCATAATCGTGTAATAATAGTTCTCTAAATTACCAGTTTTTACCTGCCCTGTTTCTGAACTGATGCTACATTGGAGTCTTTTCTTCTtacaaaaactataaaagtaTGAGCCCCATCTAAGTTTTAGAAAAAATGGTGACCAGGAAAAGCTGTGGCTTCTTTTATATCCaagatgaatgactgaatgatatCTTGTAAACATCTGACATAATGCCCAACAGATTTATAATTCTTACCCCTCTTAATTCTAGTCATGCCTCATGGTCAGCCCACAAGGTCACCTCAGGGATAACGGGGTTGGGAGCTTGAGATAGGAGATGCCTAGTAGACGGTGGGGAAAGGACAGCAGAATCCCCCTGATAGAGCCTTCCAACGTTATCAGAGACCCAGATGTCCATCCTGCTGACCCTCCCTTGTCCAAACCCCACCCCTGGTGGTGACAACCCACTGTTGACCAATGGTCTCATTTCATTGGGAGAAGCAAGGGCTTGGAAACaagaaatgaggaataaaaggcacacagAGAAGTAACACCTCAGACTCACTTCTGGCACATTACTGGTCACCAGTAAGCTCCCAGACACCATGGTGCTCTTTACTGCTGAGGAGAAGGCTGCTGTTGTTAGCCTGTGGGCCAGGGTGAATGTGGAGTTGGTTGGAGGCGAGGTGCTGGGAAGGTAGGCACTGGAGGGGGAAAGTAAGGCAGAAAGTATTCCTGGAGGGGTATTGGTCAGTTTTCTTACCTACTCTGACTTCCCATCTTGTTTGTGACTATGAACATCCCATAGGCTCCTGGTTGTTTATCCATGGACCCAGAGGTTCTTCGACAGTTTTGGCAACTTGTCCTCTGAGTCTGCAATAATGGGCAACCCCAAGGTCAAGGCCCATGGCAAGAAGGTGCTGACCTCCTTTGGAAATGCTGTTAAACATATGGATGACCTCAAGGACACCTTTGCTGAGCTGAGTGAGCTGCACTGTGACAAGCTGCATGTGGATCCTGAGAACTTCAAGGTAAGGTCTGGGCATGCCTGTGCTTTGTTCTTTCATCCTAGATATTTACAGTGTAGATATGTTATAAAACACAGGTAGATAAGTCTGATCCATAAGAGCATTTCTTTGGGACATTATATTTCAAGGAAAGGCTTGATTTGGGTAGTTAGGTTGTTCCAAAGATCATAGGTAAGGCCAAGCAGGGTAATTATTGTGACCAGTGGAGGCCACTGGTCATcttacatttctgaaaaaaatacatgtgtgaaGAACACTGGCCAAAATTGAGTTAAATGTTTTTGGCCGGGAGAATACAATTCCAGCAAGAATATCTTACTTTTGGTAACTGAAGTTTTCTCTAAAAATGATGAATACATTTCTAAATGATTCTTGAGTTTAGAACCAGGACTAAGCAAGACAAAATAAGATTAATCTTTTCAATGGACAATTCTGTCCCCTGCCCCTTTTAGCAGTGATGAAATGCTCTTGTATACATGGTTTAAGATTCTTTGTCACGGGAGGGTCCAAACAATTTGAATGAATATATTATCTGGGGACTAAGACTATCTATAGTAAGGCTCCTTTCAGTCCTCtattcctacttttaaaaaagacagagtTTCTAGAAAAGAGAAGCCATCCATGGCAATGTTTTGGGCTCAGAAGTTGAGCGCAAATGAGAGAAAGATAGATCACGATGGGTGGTACAGGGCTGGGAGTCATATTGATGCCAATGTCCGGCATATCATGGTATACATTTGTGGGATCAGGGTCTTGAAAGTTGCTCAGTCTTTTATCAGGAAGGAAATCAATGTGGCCAGCTTGAAGCTTTCTGTTCACTaggcactattttatttttatcctactCTTTCCCCAGCTTCTAGGCAACATGATACTGATTGTCTTGGCAACCCACTTCAGCAAGGAGTTTACCCCCCAGATGCAGGCTGCTTGGCAGAAACTGACAACAGCTGTGGCTAATGCTCTTGCCCACAAGTACCACTGAAGCTCCAATCCAACTACTTCAGTGCCTACTGGAGGGCCTGAGTTTCAAGAGTCTGTCTCTCGAAGACAGGCACAGTGCCCTGCCTCCAGACTCACCTGCTATatgataaaactaaaataaaaattgtgctCTGTAAtgaatttctttgtcttctctctctgtctttaccTTTTATGTTGATTCAACAAAAGAAAGCACTTCTTTAGGGAGGGGGTTATTTGGGGAAATAGAAGATTCTGCAGATTTGAGTGGTTTCAAGGGGCAGTTACTTCTAGGAAGGGAAAGTTGACTTGAGCTGGGTAGTGTCTTCAGAACAAGGGAGTGCATGGAGGTACTCTTGGGAAACGCAAGAAGATGGTTGATATAGTGAGTAGGGGCACATTAGAACTTCAAGTAGGGGACCTGTCTATGCTTCTACTTTTATAATCTCAGAGTTTTTGATGCTGTATTTcacttatattaaataatataagaaacacatttttattagctGTAAGAGAGTGGTGAGGGAGCTTTCCAGAGACCCAGGTAAGAACTATGCTCTAAACTTTCCCTAGTGTCTTCAGTGGTATTAATGGAGGAACAAACCCTAAAGCATAGGAACTAACTGCCTTGCTTTGAATCTGTACCTTATCTGCTAGCCCTGTGACCTGGAACATATTTCCAATTCCATTAAACCTTTGGTGGAGATAAAAGGTCATTTATGTGGGAAAATGACAAATTTAGGAATTAGTATGCTGGGTCAAagtgacagaagagaaattatgcCCTTAAAAGCCATGcagtggggatgcctgggtggatcagtctgtcaagtacctgccttcagctcaggtcaggataccagggtcctggcatccagtcctgcattggctccttgctcatcaggaaACCTGCCTCTCcactgattgtgctctctctctctctctgacatataaataaaaccttaaaaaaaaaaaaaagcagtacaGTGGTATAGAATTAGGGACACCACTGCCttgaaaagcaggaaaagaagctATTATAAGCAAAGTACCAGTGAAATTTCTTGCACACAAGAGTAACATAGCGAATTTTAGGGGAACTGATCCACATGTAGATGTAGAACTGACAAGGCAGGATCTAGCTTGCATCTAGCCACAGGAATGTACTGATATTGTAATGAGGTCAAAGCACTAAACTTCACAGAAGCACTGATACTAAGAACAACTCAAATAAGGGGCCATTGTGACCAAGATACCACTGGACTTGGAACTGAATGCAGTAGAGAGTGGTGAGGTCACTGATGAAAGCCGGGATCCCTGTCTCAtgaatgagaagaggaaaagtcTATTCTCAGAACAGAAAACACCTAGAGGTCTCTTGTGTGGAGCTGGCAACTATGCACATCCACTTTTGTGGCCATCAGTTCAAAGTCCGCACCTGAGTCCCTGGCATAGAAATGAAAAGTCAGGGCCTTGGGATTAGCAGTGAAAGATGAAACCAGCCCCCATCACCTTGAGAAGTTTGGTTAACATTTTCCAGAATGAATTTCCtgtttgtaaaatggaataaaaatcccTACCTCACAAGTATGTTCCAAGGCTTTAAGAAGATCACTGTAAAGTGCTTTGTCTGTCATTATTGAGAGGTAGTGGTAGCAGTTTATACAATATACTCTGATCTGTTCCTCTGTGCTCTGTTCCACTGTGTATTCTAGACCTGACTGTATTCTttatgagttcaagacccatatTTCTAACTATGTGATGTCCATATCTGATTGCTCAAGAGTGCATCAAATACAGTAGTATGTCCAAGAAACCTCCAGCTGTTTCATAATCTATCCCTGCTAATCAATTTCCCAGCTAGGGAATAACGCATCATCCATTGCATGAGCCTGAAAAATGGTTTTTTACCATCCCACCCCGATTATCATATCATCTTATTTGTCTCCCATTTATCTTACCCCTTAAATCTATTAATATATGGAAgccataataattaaaaaaaaaatacaaatcaaatcatGTCACCAACATCCTTGcagttttctatagtttttcttGGCTTTCAGGTTAAAGACAGATAACGTATAGCAGTTTTAAGATCATTCATGGCTCCTCTGCACCTTTCTATCATAGAACACTCCTCCTTGTGAGCTGAATTACAgttacatttcctgatttttgcATATAAATCATATACACTGAATCATTGACTCTggttactttttgttgttgttgttgtttaaagagaGAGTGCCTGTGCCTGCAGATTGGCAAGCAGCAGGAGGGGGGCTggtgggaggtagagagagaatcccaagcaggctccatgctcagcacagagcccaccatGGGACTTGATCTTACATCATGAGCTGAgcgaaaaccaagagttgaacacttaactgactgagccatccaggaacccctgtAATTAATTTAACTGATGTTATGTTGTACAACTCATCTGTATTTCTGTAAGTGAAGCAGTAGTTGATTCTTTTCATTgtgtaatatttcattctttttctatatcATAATTTATCTGTTCCACTGAATGAAGACCATTTAAGTTGCTAGAAGCTTGGGATCCTCGTGCATACTGTTGTTACAGTCTTTGGACTCACACAAGCATGCATTTCTGAATTTCTAGAAGAATAATTGCTAGTTTATTGGTTTTGCCTATATTCTGCTTTAGTAGCTACtaccaaatattttctaaagcagTTATACCATTTTACACTGTCACCAGCAAAGCCTGAGAGTTTTCTTGGTCTATATCctcataaattttgaaattgcttatctttcccctcctcttcgTTATATTTTTTTTGCCTTCTGACTTCCATCCCATTTCATTCTCTTACTTTCTGTTGGtgagcccctccctctcctcctcccacctttTCTACCTCCCTCCTTCCATCAAGCTGTGCTAGGGAGCATGTATCTGTAGGTCGATTAATACTGTCTTGaattcagaaaagacaaaaattcccTTTGAATCTTCACTTCTAGGTCTAACTCTACTTTTTTCCTGATGACACAGTTGGAAATTTCTGCACCTGCATTTTCCCAGAAACCCTGTCTGACTTAACCTGGTTGAAAATGATAAAGCTTCATTGCAAATCCTCTGCATTCTTTCTTTGGTCATATCATAGTTTTAAATAATCATGTTATAGGTTTCTGATACTTTTTTCGTTCTCCCTCATTACATTTTTTCCGTTAAATCCACGCTTCCCCGATCTATTTCAGTGGATGGTAGAGAAAAACATGcaataatttttcattctttcaatggacatttatttcagtgaaggaatgaaaagaaaaagttttgttaCTAGaagcatttatccaaagaaggaaaaaaaaaaaaaacaagttaaagtATGgcaaaacatttattcattccaacCACTTACAAATATCTCTAGAGACAAAGTGAAGACCCACATAGAGTAAAATTGATAACATTTCTGTTCTCTAggccttagttttcttatctatgaaGTGGAAGAACTAGATGAGTTAAATGCTGAGACACATTCCACTATATCAGACTATAGCATTTGCACATGAATGAGAGTGGTAGTATACTTATGGAAGTCACAGCTGAAGactggggagagaaagcagggattCTGAGTCAAGACAGGATACCTAGAACGCCACCCTCAGGGCAACTAACGGGAACTGAGGAATGAGGATGTAACCTACATTCTCACAAACCAATAAGATTCTGCTCCATCCTGGGCCAATCTGCTCACAGCAGCAGGGAGGGCAGATCAGGGCTGGATATAAAAGGATGAACAGGGCCAGTTGCACCTTACACTTGCTTCTGACACAACCGTGTTCACTAGCAACCACAAGGAGACACCATGGTGCATCTGACTGGTGAGGAGAAGGCTGCCGTCACCGCCCTGTGGGGCAAGGTGAACGTGGACGAAGTTGGTGGTGAGACCCTGGGCAGGTTGGTATCCAGGTGGCAAAGCAGGCTGACAGAGAGTGAATGGAAGCTGCGCTGGCGGAAAGGGCTCAGTCTCCTGGGTTTCTGACAGGCTCTGACTCCTCTGCCCTCTGTGCTGTTGTCACCCCTCAGGCTGCTGGTCGTCTACCCCTGGACTCAGAGGTTCTTTGACTCCTTTGGGGACCTGTCCTCTCCTGATGCTGTTATGAGCAACCCCAAGGTCAAGGCCCATGGCAAGAAGGTGCTGAACTCCTTTAGCGAGGGCCTGAAGAATCTGGACAACCTCAAGGGCACCTTCGCTAAGCTCAGTGAGCTGCACTGCGACAAACTGCACGTGGATCCTGAGAACTTCAAGGTGAGTCCAGGATATGCTCTGTTTCCTTCCTTGGCGCTTTCTAGTCTTTCACTCTGCTTCTTTTGCCTACCTCTTCTCCCCCCACCTTCCTGGAGTAGGTATCATCATGGAATGCTTGTCAAAATTTACATAATGtcatatgttttctttcagtattccatattgtttcctttctcccAAACTTTCATTGCATCAAGCTCGTCACTTAATTACTCATCTGTTGCCCTTCTCTATTCCCCTTAACTTGTTTCCCTACTCAATACCCACGTTACGCACACTAGCTCTCATCTTCTCCTTCTATGCTTGGAAAATGCTGTCTGTCTCTCCATATGGGGACTGGCAGGGCTCCTCCAAGTAGAGGCCACAAATCATCTCAAAATTAAAGAGTAActgggcatgtgatgtgatgagcatagGGTGTTATAAGCAATAATGCGTcactgaaattatataaaaaatgaatgatgtattatatgttggttaattgaatttaaaaaaccaaaaagaaaaagtgcatTTTTAGAGAGTCAAGATTCaatggaaagggaaggaaaggaaatgtctgAGGATGATGGGCCAGAAGTAGAGAAGTAGGGCATGAGTAGTTTCTAAAAGACATCCCAGCACCATactaattaatcaattaattatatgaataattatatatacacacatatgtatgtgtgtatatatatataaatacatatatgagatatatgagatatatgatatatatatatatatatgagatactCGTTTATGCTGATGAAGATAACTTGAAGATCAGTTTGGGCTGGAGTGTGGAGTGtgggcagaaaaaaaatgatggttgGCTCAGTTTCTCAGAAGCCCGGCTTGATTTCTCTCTTAATCATGTATCTGTGTCTATGTCTGCCTTCCCCACAGCTCCTGGGCAACGTGCTGGTGTGCGTGCTGGCTTACCACTTCGGCAAGGAATTCACCCCTCAGGTGCAGGCT of Mustela nigripes isolate SB6536 chromosome 1, MUSNIG.SB6536, whole genome shotgun sequence contains these proteins:
- the LOC132011495 gene encoding hemoglobin subunit epsilon-2, whose amino-acid sequence is MVLFTAEEKAAVVSLWARVNVELVGGEVLGRLLVVYPWTQRFFDSFGNLSSESAIMGNPKVKAHGKKVLTSFGNAVKHMDDLKDTFAELSELHCDKLHVDPENFKLLGNMILIVLATHFSKEFTPQMQAAWQKLTTAVANALAHKYH
- the LOC132023598 gene encoding hemoglobin subunit beta, whose protein sequence is MVHLTGEEKAAVTALWGKVNVDEVGGETLGRLLVVYPWTQRFFDSFGDLSSPDAVMSNPKVKAHGKKVLNSFSEGLKNLDNLKGTFAKLSELHCDKLHVDPENFKLLGNVLVCVLAYHFGKEFTPQVQAAYQKVVAGVANALAHKYH